The following is a genomic window from Clostridia bacterium.
GGGTTTAGGTGCCGGAGCAGCGGGATTTTTAAAGCAAAGGCGTTATCTTAATCAAGCCAAGCTTAAAGATTATTATGCCTTTTTAGAAAAAGGGAAATTACCTTTAGCTGAGTGGGAAGAAATTAATGAGGAATTAGCTCGAGCGGAAACAATGTTTTTGGGATTGCGTTTATTAAAGGGTATTGCTAAAGATACTTTTATAAAAAAACATCGTGTTCGTTTGGAGGATCATTATGCTGTAGAAATTAGTAAACTAAAAAAACAGGGTTTATTAAAAGAAACAGCCACACATTTAGCACTTACCGAAAAAGGTATTAGATTAGCTAATTTAGTTTGGTTAGAGTTCCTATGAAATCCGCTTTCTATATTGACAAAAAAAATATGAAATGGTATTTTAAAAGAAAGGCTTTAGCACTCAAGGTAGGTGAGTGCTAATAAGGGGGGGCGGGAAAATGAAAATGAATGAACGGAAGCAAAGAATTTTGGAAGCTCTGATTTTGGATTATATTGCGACCGGTGATCCGGTCGGTTCCCGCACGATAGCTAAAAAATATGATTTAGGGGTAAGTTCAGCTACAATTCGTAATGAAATGGCGGATTTAGAGGAATTGGGTTTTTTGAAACAGCCCTATACTTCTGCTGGTAGAATTCCTTCTCAATTAGGTTATCGTTATTATGTGGATTGTTTAATGGAAAAACAACCTCTGCCTTCTTCTTTAAAAAATTATATTCGGGCTACCTTGTTGGAAAGGGTAAGTGAAACTGAAACTTTGATCCAAGTAATTAGTCAATTGCTGTCACAGTTGACCAATTATACTGCTTTGGTAAGTACTCCTATGTTTACTAAAAATAGATTAGAACATATTCAATTATTACCTTTAGGTAGTAATAAATTTGTTTTGGTAGTAATTTTGGATCAGGGACATGTGGAACACTGTACTTTTGAATTGCCTTTTTCTTTAGGGGAAACTGAATTAAGGCATGTTTCCTTTGTTTTAAATAAATATTTACGGGGTTTGTCTTTGGGAGAATGGCAAGATGGGGTTTTGCATGTGATTAAACATGAATTGGCCCGTCATGAACATTTTTATCAACAATTAATGAAATTAATTGAAAAAATCCTCGCTTGGGAATATAATAGCAAAGTATATTTAGGTGGTACTGTTAATATTTTGGAACAACCGGAATTTAGTGATGTAAAAAAAGTAAAAAGTTTATTGGCACTTTTGGAGGAAGAAAAAATACTGCAAGAAGTTTTGGCTAGTGGTTCTGATGTAGGTATTACGGTTAAAATAGGTAAAGAAAATTATTATGAGGCTATGGAGCACTGTAGTTTGATTACAGCTACTTATAAGTTAAAAGGTAAGGTAATTGGTACCTTTGGTGTACTTGGTCCTACACGTATGGAATATGCCAAGGTAATTAGTATT
Proteins encoded in this region:
- the hrcA gene encoding heat-inducible transcription repressor HrcA, whose amino-acid sequence is MKMNERKQRILEALILDYIATGDPVGSRTIAKKYDLGVSSATIRNEMADLEELGFLKQPYTSAGRIPSQLGYRYYVDCLMEKQPLPSSLKNYIRATLLERVSETETLIQVISQLLSQLTNYTALVSTPMFTKNRLEHIQLLPLGSNKFVLVVILDQGHVEHCTFELPFSLGETELRHVSFVLNKYLRGLSLGEWQDGVLHVIKHELARHEHFYQQLMKLIEKILAWEYNSKVYLGGTVNILEQPEFSDVKKVKSLLALLEEEKILQEVLASGSDVGITVKIGKENYYEAMEHCSLITATYKLKGKVIGTFGVLGPTRMEYAKVISIVEFLTMVLTEKLCKVEGE